One region of Haloprofundus salilacus genomic DNA includes:
- a CDS encoding aspartate aminotransferase family protein: protein MDRETATPDVEAMPGQRARQWAERHREHAAPSTYVYDFVWDTSAPAEGPFCTDVDGNVLLDFTSHVAAAPLGYNNPKIMDPLAEFDLVDPLKIAGQDFYVSSGHDYDDDPLPGPAGLMERLVDATDHYGMDTVFLSNSGAEAVENALKISYDHSDGGKYGVTFDGAFHGRTLGALSLNRSKEVYRRKFPEISGIHDMPYCDDRTCSPDSCSCGFFVDDTSRLREKLHPKRGHINPEELSYIILEPIQGEGGYRIPSDAFMRELADLVDEYDITLIADEIQSGVGRTGKMWGSDHFPIEPDVITAAKSLRVGATISREEIFPAEKSRLSSTWGAGDIVASLQGALTLDAIEEYDLMDNAVVRGEQFLETMADADLPGVEDLRGKGLMLAVEFETKEHRDAVQEAALKRGLLTLACGYRVLRILPPLDVTEREISLGCDLLGEAIEAVA, encoded by the coding sequence ATGGACCGCGAGACGGCTACCCCCGATGTTGAAGCGATGCCCGGTCAGCGCGCCCGCCAGTGGGCCGAACGGCACCGCGAGCACGCCGCGCCGAGTACGTACGTCTACGACTTCGTCTGGGACACCTCCGCCCCCGCGGAGGGACCGTTCTGCACCGACGTCGACGGCAACGTCCTCCTCGACTTCACGAGCCATGTCGCCGCCGCGCCGCTGGGTTACAACAACCCCAAGATCATGGACCCATTGGCGGAGTTCGACCTCGTCGACCCGCTGAAAATCGCCGGGCAGGACTTCTACGTCTCCAGCGGTCACGACTACGACGACGACCCGCTTCCGGGTCCCGCCGGACTGATGGAACGCCTCGTCGACGCGACCGACCACTACGGGATGGACACCGTCTTCCTCTCGAACTCCGGGGCCGAAGCCGTCGAGAATGCGCTCAAAATAAGCTACGACCACTCCGACGGCGGCAAGTACGGCGTCACCTTCGACGGCGCGTTCCACGGCCGGACGCTCGGCGCGCTCTCGCTGAACCGCTCGAAGGAAGTTTACCGCAGAAAGTTCCCCGAGATCTCGGGCATCCACGACATGCCGTACTGCGACGACCGAACCTGTTCGCCCGACTCCTGTTCGTGCGGCTTCTTCGTCGACGACACCTCCCGTCTCCGCGAGAAACTCCACCCCAAGCGCGGCCACATCAACCCCGAGGAGCTCTCCTACATCATCCTCGAACCGATTCAGGGCGAGGGCGGCTACCGAATCCCGAGCGACGCGTTCATGCGGGAGCTCGCGGACCTCGTCGACGAGTACGACATCACACTCATCGCCGACGAAATTCAGTCGGGCGTCGGCCGGACCGGGAAGATGTGGGGCTCCGACCACTTCCCCATCGAACCCGACGTCATCACCGCCGCGAAGTCGCTGCGCGTCGGCGCGACCATCTCCCGGGAGGAGATCTTCCCCGCAGAGAAGAGCCGACTCTCCTCGACGTGGGGCGCGGGCGACATCGTCGCCTCGCTGCAGGGGGCGCTCACGCTCGACGCCATCGAGGAGTACGACCTCATGGACAACGCCGTCGTGCGCGGCGAGCAGTTCCTCGAGACGATGGCCGACGCCGACCTTCCGGGCGTCGAGGACCTCCGCGGGAAGGGCCTGATGCTCGCAGTCGAGTTCGAGACGAAAGAACACCGCGACGCGGTACAGGAGGCGGCGCTGAAGCGCGGTCTGCTCACCCTCGCCTGCGGCTACAGGGTGCTTCGAATCCTCCCGCCGCTGGACGTGACCGAGCGCGAGATCTCGCTCGGCTGCGACCTGCTCGGTGAGGCTATCGAAGCGGTGGCCTGA